A genomic window from Litoreibacter janthinus includes:
- a CDS encoding gamma-glutamylcyclotransferase encodes MMNDTAPLWVFGYGSLMWNPGFEPAEQVLARLSGFHRSFCMWSIHHRGSEDEPGLVLALDEADAVCEGVAMRVADEERDRVLEYLRERELVSAAYVEQVHDLELRDGRKVPGLCYVIERDHIQYCGGLELERQAQVIATAVGGRGPNTEYLYNTAQQLNAFKIEDADMDWLVTRVRQLAG; translated from the coding sequence ATGATGAACGACACTGCGCCCCTTTGGGTCTTTGGCTACGGCTCTTTGATGTGGAACCCGGGCTTCGAGCCTGCCGAGCAGGTCTTGGCACGGCTTTCTGGGTTTCATAGATCCTTTTGCATGTGGTCGATCCACCATCGCGGCTCGGAAGACGAGCCCGGTCTCGTGTTGGCTCTGGATGAAGCCGACGCGGTATGCGAGGGCGTCGCAATGCGCGTCGCGGATGAAGAGCGTGATCGGGTGCTGGAGTATCTGCGCGAACGGGAGTTGGTCTCCGCTGCTTATGTCGAACAGGTCCATGATCTTGAACTGCGTGACGGCCGCAAAGTGCCCGGCCTGTGCTACGTGATCGAACGCGACCACATCCAGTATTGCGGTGGGCTTGAGCTGGAGCGGCAAGCGCAGGTTATTGCAACGGCCGTCGGGGGGCGGGGGCCGAACACCGAATACCTCTACAATACTGCGCAGCAGTTGAATGCATTCAAGATTGAGGACGCTGACATGGATTGGCTCGTGACGCGAGTGCGGCAGCTGGCGGGCTAG
- a CDS encoding biopolymer transporter ExbB: protein MDTRAERERTPQFTQPVRQIILMLVILALVVAGGYLIFPAVSPVFLSSPYLNGVIFTVFVIGVLACYWQVLQLISSVSWIESFAQDRADHDAFRAPRLLASLAGLLRSRGARMQISSGSARTILDSVATRMDEARDITRYIVNLLIFLGLLGTFYGLATTIPGVVDTIRSLNVKEGESGAKVFGQLMTGLEGQLAGMGTAFASSLLGLAGSLVVGLLELFAGHGQNRFYREMEEWLSTITRVGFSSGEGEGGGAFDQGVVATVLDHMVEQIDSLQGLFVQGEASRSATSEKLDGLTNSLRHLTDRLDMTIDPTEALNRVADGQERLLAKLSETNEDGVDPESRMRLRSIDVQLLKILEEMSSGRQESMSQLHGDLTQVTQAVRQLTRERRPSNTRRLPDREQGE, encoded by the coding sequence ATGGATACCCGAGCCGAGCGGGAACGCACGCCGCAATTTACGCAGCCTGTGCGACAGATCATTCTTATGTTGGTTATCCTCGCCCTTGTGGTCGCAGGTGGTTATCTGATCTTTCCGGCGGTCTCTCCGGTTTTCTTGTCTAGTCCTTATCTGAATGGCGTTATTTTCACCGTCTTCGTAATCGGTGTTCTGGCGTGTTACTGGCAGGTTCTGCAGCTGATTTCGTCCGTGTCATGGATCGAGAGCTTTGCGCAGGATCGCGCAGACCATGACGCGTTTCGTGCCCCGCGCTTGTTAGCGTCGCTCGCAGGTTTGCTGCGATCGCGGGGCGCACGGATGCAGATCAGCTCTGGCTCCGCGCGCACCATCCTGGATTCTGTGGCAACGCGGATGGACGAAGCCCGTGACATCACGCGCTACATCGTCAACCTTCTCATTTTTCTGGGATTGCTGGGCACATTCTACGGCTTGGCCACCACGATCCCCGGCGTGGTCGATACCATTCGCTCTTTGAACGTCAAAGAAGGTGAAAGCGGCGCAAAAGTTTTTGGTCAACTGATGACGGGGCTGGAAGGCCAGCTTGCCGGTATGGGCACTGCGTTCGCATCGTCGCTGCTGGGCCTTGCCGGGTCGTTGGTCGTCGGGTTGCTGGAACTGTTTGCAGGCCACGGGCAAAACCGCTTCTACCGCGAAATGGAAGAGTGGCTCTCTACCATCACACGTGTGGGTTTTTCCTCGGGCGAGGGCGAAGGCGGCGGTGCGTTCGATCAAGGCGTTGTCGCCACCGTTCTGGACCACATGGTAGAGCAGATCGACAGCCTTCAGGGGTTGTTTGTGCAAGGCGAAGCCAGCCGCTCTGCAACTTCTGAGAAGCTCGATGGTTTAACAAATTCTCTGCGGCATTTGACCGACCGGTTGGATATGACGATTGATCCTACCGAAGCACTGAACCGCGTGGCCGATGGGCAGGAGCGGCTGCTCGCCAAGCTTTCGGAGACGAACGAGGATGGCGTCGATCCAGAAAGCCGAATGAGGCTCCGCTCCATTGATGTGCAGTTGCTGAAAATTCTCGAAGAGATGTCGTCGGGACGTCAAGAAAGCATGTCTCAACTGCACGGGGATCTCACGCAAGTCACGCAAGCTGTGCGCCAGCTGACGCGGGAGCGTCGCCCGTCAAACACCCGAAGACTGCCGGACCGCGAGCAGGGGGAGTAG